In one Mycobacterium heckeshornense genomic region, the following are encoded:
- a CDS encoding Ku protein, whose translation MRSIWKGSIAFGLVNVPVKVYSATEDHDIKFHQVHAKDNGRIRYQRVCEVCGEIVEYRDVARAYESDEGQMVVITDEDLATLPEERSREIEVLEFVPAGDLDPMMYDRSYFLEPDSKTTKSYVLLAKTLADTDRVAIVHFTLRNKTRLAALRVKDFSKREVMVVHTLLWPDEIRDPDFPVLDKKVEIKPAELKMAGQVVESMAVDFNPDRYHDDYQEQLRELVEAKLQGGQAFTAEEQPTELDETEDVSDLLAKLEASVKARSGPGKPPAEKTTAKKAPAKKAAGTTAKKAPAKKSRAKAGTRS comes from the coding sequence ATGCGTTCCATCTGGAAGGGTTCGATCGCCTTCGGGTTAGTGAACGTCCCTGTCAAGGTGTACAGCGCCACCGAGGACCACGACATCAAGTTCCATCAGGTGCACGCCAAAGACAACGGACGAATCCGCTACCAGCGGGTGTGCGAAGTGTGCGGCGAAATCGTCGAGTACCGCGATGTGGCGAGGGCATACGAATCCGACGAGGGCCAGATGGTGGTGATCACCGACGAGGATCTCGCGACGCTGCCGGAAGAGCGCAGCCGAGAAATCGAAGTGCTCGAATTCGTCCCGGCCGGCGATCTCGACCCGATGATGTACGACCGCAGCTACTTTTTGGAGCCGGACTCGAAAACCACGAAATCATATGTGCTGCTGGCGAAAACACTCGCTGATACCGACCGGGTGGCGATCGTGCACTTCACCTTGCGCAACAAAACACGGCTTGCGGCGTTGCGGGTCAAGGACTTCAGCAAGCGTGAGGTGATGGTGGTGCATACGCTGTTGTGGCCCGATGAGATCCGTGATCCCGACTTTCCGGTGCTCGACAAGAAGGTCGAAATCAAACCCGCGGAGCTCAAAATGGCTGGTCAGGTGGTCGAGTCTATGGCCGTGGATTTCAATCCCGACCGCTATCACGACGACTACCAGGAGCAGCTGCGCGAGCTGGTTGAAGCCAAACTGCAAGGTGGCCAAGCATTTACAGCCGAAGAGCAGCCGACCGAACTGGACGAGACCGAGGACGTATCCGACTTGCTGGCCAAGCTGGAAGCCAGTGTGAAGGCGCGTTCCGGCCCCGGAAAGCCGCCAGCGGAAAAGACGACCGCGAAGAAGGCCCCGGCGAAGAAGGCCGCCGGGACGACGGCCAAAAAAGCGCCGGCGAAAAAGTCGCGCGCCAAAGCTGGAACCCGGTCCTAG
- a CDS encoding carbohydrate kinase family protein, which produces MTRGLVIGEALIDVVERGGRITGEYVGGSPLNVAVGLARLGHDVDFITHIGDDAHGGRIADYVKSSGAQILSGSFSAARTPTARVRVADGGLADYEFDLDWRLAATPTAAPPAVVHTGSIAAVQEPGCLAVAALVDAYRVSGTVTLDPNVRPALIADRDVARERLERLVARSDVVKASEEDLRWVDPDRTPEQIARAWLALGPSIVAVTTGARGAFAVCAAGRADVAARPVEVVDTVGAGDAFMVGLIDWLWRSGLLGADRRESLRRIGLDALIAALQAAAGLAALTVARAGPDMPDRPARDAAAKPR; this is translated from the coding sequence ATGACCCGGGGGCTGGTGATCGGGGAAGCGTTGATCGACGTCGTCGAGCGCGGCGGGCGGATCACCGGGGAATATGTCGGCGGCAGCCCGCTCAACGTCGCCGTCGGACTGGCGCGGTTGGGCCACGATGTCGACTTCATCACCCACATCGGCGACGACGCTCACGGCGGGCGTATCGCTGATTACGTGAAGTCCTCAGGCGCACAAATACTTTCGGGAAGCTTCAGTGCGGCCAGGACACCGACCGCACGGGTCCGCGTGGCCGACGGGGGGCTGGCGGACTATGAATTCGACCTCGACTGGCGGCTTGCCGCAACCCCGACCGCGGCACCACCTGCCGTAGTGCACACCGGCTCCATCGCAGCCGTGCAGGAGCCCGGCTGCCTGGCGGTGGCGGCGCTCGTCGACGCATACCGGGTTTCGGGCACCGTCACGTTGGATCCCAATGTGCGACCGGCGCTGATCGCCGACCGTGACGTGGCCCGCGAACGGCTCGAGCGCCTCGTCGCGCGCAGCGACGTCGTGAAGGCTAGTGAGGAGGACCTGCGCTGGGTCGATCCCGACCGCACGCCGGAGCAGATCGCGCGGGCCTGGCTGGCGCTGGGCCCGTCGATCGTGGCGGTGACGACGGGCGCTCGCGGTGCATTCGCGGTGTGCGCGGCGGGCCGGGCGGACGTAGCGGCCCGGCCGGTCGAGGTGGTGGACACCGTCGGGGCCGGTGACGCGTTCATGGTCGGCCTCATCGATTGGCTGTGGCGATCGGGGCTGTTGGGCGCTGACCGGCGCGAGAGCCTGCGCCGGATCGGCCTGGACGCGCTGATCGCAGCGCTGCAGGCGGCGGCAGGGCTAGCGGCGTTGACCGTTGCCCGTGCGGGTCCAGATATGCCCGATCGGCCGGCCCGGGACGCCGCGGCCAAGCCCCGCTAG
- a CDS encoding HAD family hydrolase → MNQRGLRVVREFDLAPITTLLCDADDNLFPSETPAFAASVEVINRFLARFGVTAPVTAEDLRKRAVGKNFRSTAMELALQSGVPMEKTLADRCSGAVVASDSELAGGRALGAEELEEWVRRERQHVTAHLTATLQPDPQVLTALQALASRYALAAVSSSASKRLDACFTTTGLDPLIPAAVRFSAEDSLAVPTSKPDPAVYLHAGRALGIQARHGLAIEDSVSGVTSAVAAGYATIGNLMFVPADERPCRSAELIDAGAVAIIDSWQVLADTLISTRQVDGARSRNQGQRAVAQSP, encoded by the coding sequence ATGAATCAACGCGGGCTACGGGTTGTGCGTGAATTCGACCTTGCACCAATCACAACGTTGCTCTGCGACGCCGATGACAACCTCTTTCCGTCCGAGACACCAGCGTTCGCGGCATCAGTCGAGGTGATCAATCGCTTCCTGGCCCGATTCGGGGTGACCGCCCCGGTCACCGCGGAGGATCTGCGAAAGCGGGCTGTCGGAAAAAACTTCCGCAGCACCGCGATGGAGCTTGCGTTGCAGTCCGGCGTGCCCATGGAAAAGACGCTGGCGGACCGCTGTTCCGGTGCCGTCGTCGCTTCCGACTCTGAGCTGGCAGGCGGGCGCGCGCTGGGCGCCGAGGAACTCGAGGAATGGGTCCGCCGGGAACGCCAGCACGTCACCGCTCATCTGACCGCCACCCTACAGCCGGATCCACAGGTGCTCACCGCCCTGCAAGCCCTTGCGTCGAGGTATGCACTGGCGGCGGTCAGCTCCAGCGCCTCCAAACGCCTGGATGCCTGTTTCACCACCACCGGTCTCGATCCACTCATCCCGGCCGCTGTGCGCTTCAGCGCGGAAGACTCCCTTGCCGTCCCGACAAGCAAGCCAGATCCGGCGGTGTATCTGCATGCCGGGCGGGCACTGGGCATCCAGGCTCGCCACGGTCTGGCCATCGAGGACTCCGTGTCCGGCGTTACTTCTGCCGTGGCGGCCGGCTACGCCACTATCGGTAACCTGATGTTCGTACCCGCCGACGAACGGCCTTGTCGCAGTGCAGAACTGATCGATGCCGGCGCAGTCGCGATAATCGACTCATGGCAGGTTCTTGCCGATACCCTCATCTCGACGCGACAGGTGGACGGTGCCCGCTCGCGCAACCAGGGCCAGCGGGCGGTAGCCCAGTCGCCGTAA
- a CDS encoding mannitol dehydrogenase family protein, which translates to MRYVDSLSSLVTGHRPTGLPLSNATLPLHSQRIDVPTYDRSALQRGVVHIGAGNFHRAHQAVYLDELAAQGISDQWGVTAVSLHSRNVKDVLSAQDGLYTVVQRGHDRQTARVVGSIGSYHYAPSDSAAVRRALVDPQTRVVSLTITNHGYFLDPVTGEFDAAHPDVRADLVASDCFVTAWGYLAAALDWRRRAGIAPFTVLCCDNIPGDTQVARTALVSFTELKNPRLARWIDRHVAFPSTMVDRITPQTSDSEREFVERTFGIADRWPVLTEPFSQWIIEDTFSGDRPPLDEVGAQFVTDVSDHKLVKTRLLNGTHIAMAPLATLAGYRRTDEAMRNPVIFGYVEGLMRDEIQPLLPTVPGMNTANYRNTLLTRLGNRRMSDQLSRLARRGSTKMSSFLLPSLQEAISQGRPHTLLTLAVAGWARYLRGYDLTGRAIRIDDPQSGLLTKLASMSGDNPVPLLRHDIFAELRFIPGFAERLAEMISDIDERGVIPAVRRALRGHAQELVPQ; encoded by the coding sequence ATGCGCTACGTTGACAGCCTTTCAAGCCTTGTCACCGGGCACCGCCCCACCGGCCTTCCGCTCAGTAACGCCACGCTGCCCCTGCATTCGCAACGCATCGACGTGCCAACCTACGACCGATCGGCCCTTCAGCGGGGTGTGGTTCACATCGGAGCAGGCAACTTTCACCGTGCCCATCAGGCTGTCTACCTCGATGAGCTTGCCGCCCAGGGAATTTCGGACCAGTGGGGGGTCACTGCTGTCAGTCTTCATTCCCGCAATGTCAAAGACGTGCTCTCGGCCCAGGATGGGCTCTACACCGTGGTGCAACGCGGCCACGACCGCCAAACCGCCCGCGTGGTCGGTTCGATCGGCTCCTACCACTACGCACCGAGCGACAGCGCAGCGGTCCGCAGGGCGTTGGTCGATCCCCAGACCCGCGTCGTCAGCCTGACAATCACCAACCACGGGTACTTCCTCGACCCGGTCACCGGTGAGTTCGACGCCGCCCACCCCGACGTACGTGCCGACCTTGTCGCGTCGGATTGCTTCGTGACCGCGTGGGGATACCTCGCGGCGGCCCTCGACTGGCGACGCCGCGCCGGAATTGCCCCCTTCACGGTGCTGTGTTGTGACAACATTCCCGGCGATACCCAAGTAGCGCGGACCGCGCTGGTGTCGTTCACCGAATTGAAGAACCCGCGGCTTGCCCGCTGGATCGACAGGCATGTCGCATTCCCGTCGACCATGGTCGACCGCATCACCCCCCAGACCTCAGACTCCGAGCGCGAATTCGTCGAGCGCACGTTCGGCATCGCCGACAGGTGGCCGGTGCTGACCGAACCGTTCTCCCAGTGGATTATCGAAGACACGTTCAGCGGCGACCGCCCGCCGCTCGACGAGGTCGGTGCCCAGTTCGTCACCGACGTCAGCGACCACAAGCTTGTCAAGACCCGTCTGCTCAACGGAACCCACATCGCGATGGCTCCGCTGGCCACGCTGGCCGGCTACCGGCGCACCGACGAGGCGATGAGAAACCCGGTCATCTTCGGATATGTCGAGGGGCTCATGCGCGACGAAATTCAGCCGCTGCTGCCGACGGTACCCGGGATGAACACCGCGAACTACCGGAACACATTGCTGACCCGGCTCGGCAATCGCCGGATGAGCGACCAGTTGTCGCGATTGGCCCGCCGGGGGTCGACGAAGATGTCGTCGTTCCTGCTGCCTTCTCTGCAGGAGGCGATCTCGCAGGGCAGACCCCACACCCTGCTGACGTTGGCTGTCGCCGGGTGGGCCCGGTATCTGCGCGGCTACGACCTCACGGGTCGCGCGATCCGCATCGACGATCCACAGTCGGGGTTGTTGACCAAGTTGGCGAGCATGTCAGGCGACAACCCTGTGCCGCTGCTGCGGCACGACATCTTCGCCGAACTGCGGTTCATCCCAGGCTTTGCCGAGCGTCTCGCCGAGATGATCTCGGATATCGATGAGCGCGGTGTGATACCCGCAGTGCGCAGAGCGTTGCGGGGTCACGCGCAGGAGCTGGTGCCGCAATGA
- a CDS encoding ATP-dependent DNA ligase yields MDSPRAWPSEPTARPRVKLTNPDKVLYPPAGRRRKPVTKAEVFDYYTGIAEVMVPHLAGRPATRKRWPNGVQSPSFFEKQLASSAPQWLPRAAVRHSSGTTTYPIIDSTTGLAWIAQQAALEVHVPQWRFVAEWTRAGEELKPGPATRLVFDLDPGEGVTMRQLTDVARMIRDLIADIGLTTFPVTSGSKGIHLYAPLDNPVSSRGAVVLAKRVAQQLEKTIPKLVTATMTKSVRAGKVFVDWSQNNGSKTTIAPYSLRGRAQPTVAAPRAWEELDDPRLRQLRYDEVLERVSRDGDLLAPVDADINVDRLARYRSMRNPSKTPEPVLNAKPAGGHNNRFVIQEHHARRLHYDFRLERDGVLVSWAVPKNLPETTSVNHLAVHTEDHPLEYATFEGTIPKGEYGAGTVTIWDTGTYDTEKFRDDEVIVNLHGSRISGRYALIRTSGDQWLAHRMKDQKTFEFDELTPMLATEGSVANLTADQWAFEGKWDGYRLLVEADHGRLRVRSRRGRDVTAEYPQLRALARDLADHHVVLDGEIVALDASGVPRFSEMQNRVRATRIEYWAFDLLYLDGRPLLRVKYHDRRKLLETLASGRALIVPELITGDGAAALHYSGTQGWEGVVAKKLDSTYQPGRRSMSWIKDKHWHTQEVVIGGWRAGEGGRTSGIGSLLMGIPADGGLHFAGRVGTGFTERELTRLKKTLAPLQTDESPFNAPLPARDAKGVTFVKPALVGEVRYSEWTSDGRLRQPSWRGLRPDKEPHQVVREE; encoded by the coding sequence ATGGATTCGCCGCGCGCTTGGCCTTCCGAGCCGACCGCGCGGCCGCGGGTGAAGCTGACCAACCCCGACAAGGTGCTCTACCCGCCCGCGGGCCGGCGGCGAAAACCCGTCACCAAGGCCGAGGTGTTCGACTACTACACCGGCATCGCCGAGGTGATGGTGCCACACCTCGCCGGACGCCCAGCCACCCGCAAGCGCTGGCCCAACGGCGTGCAGTCGCCGTCGTTCTTCGAAAAACAGCTGGCTTCGTCGGCGCCACAGTGGTTACCCCGCGCCGCCGTGCGGCACTCCTCCGGGACCACCACCTACCCGATCATCGACAGCACCACCGGGCTGGCCTGGATCGCCCAGCAGGCCGCGCTGGAGGTACACGTGCCGCAGTGGCGCTTCGTCGCCGAGTGGACCCGCGCCGGCGAAGAACTCAAGCCGGGCCCGGCAACGCGGTTGGTGTTCGACCTCGACCCGGGCGAGGGTGTGACGATGCGGCAGCTGACCGACGTGGCACGCATGATACGGGATCTGATTGCCGACATCGGGCTCACCACGTTCCCGGTCACCAGCGGCAGCAAGGGCATACACCTCTATGCTCCGCTGGACAATCCGGTGAGCAGCCGAGGCGCGGTGGTGCTGGCCAAACGTGTTGCTCAGCAACTAGAGAAGACGATACCGAAGTTGGTCACGGCGACGATGACCAAGAGCGTGCGGGCGGGCAAGGTGTTCGTCGACTGGAGCCAGAACAACGGGTCGAAGACCACGATCGCGCCGTATTCGCTTCGTGGTCGAGCGCAGCCGACCGTGGCCGCGCCGCGGGCCTGGGAAGAACTCGACGATCCCAGGCTTCGGCAACTGCGCTACGACGAGGTGCTGGAGCGGGTGTCGCGCGACGGTGACCTGCTGGCGCCCGTCGATGCCGACATCAACGTGGATCGGCTCGCCAGATACCGCAGCATGCGGAACCCATCGAAAACGCCAGAACCGGTGCTTAATGCCAAACCAGCTGGGGGACATAACAATAGGTTCGTCATTCAGGAACACCATGCCCGTCGGCTGCACTACGACTTCCGGCTGGAGCGCGATGGCGTGCTGGTGTCGTGGGCGGTGCCCAAGAACCTCCCCGAGACGACATCGGTCAACCATCTTGCGGTGCACACCGAGGACCATCCGTTGGAGTACGCAACGTTCGAAGGCACCATCCCGAAGGGCGAGTATGGGGCCGGCACGGTGACTATCTGGGATACGGGCACCTACGACACCGAGAAATTCCGCGACGACGAGGTCATCGTCAACCTGCACGGCAGCCGGATTTCCGGCCGCTACGCGCTGATTCGAACCTCCGGCGACCAATGGCTGGCGCACCGCATGAAAGACCAGAAAACCTTCGAGTTCGACGAGCTCACCCCGATGCTCGCCACCGAGGGCTCGGTGGCCAACTTGACGGCGGACCAGTGGGCGTTCGAGGGCAAGTGGGACGGCTACCGGCTGCTCGTCGAGGCCGACCACGGCAGGTTGCGGGTGCGGTCGCGCCGCGGACGCGACGTCACCGCCGAGTATCCCCAATTGCGCGCGCTGGCCCGCGATCTCGCCGACCACCACGTGGTGCTCGACGGCGAGATCGTGGCGCTGGACGCATCCGGGGTCCCGAGATTTTCCGAGATGCAAAACCGGGTGCGGGCCACTCGCATCGAATACTGGGCTTTCGACCTGCTCTACCTGGATGGGCGACCGCTGCTGCGCGTCAAATACCACGACAGGCGCAAGCTGCTGGAAACCCTGGCCAGCGGCCGGGCACTCATTGTCCCCGAGCTGATAACGGGCGACGGTGCTGCCGCGCTGCACTACTCGGGCACCCAGGGCTGGGAGGGAGTCGTGGCCAAGAAACTCGACTCGACATATCAGCCGGGCCGCCGCTCGATGTCATGGATCAAGGACAAGCATTGGCACACACAGGAAGTGGTGATCGGCGGCTGGCGTGCCGGTGAGGGTGGTCGCACCAGTGGCATCGGGTCACTGCTGATGGGCATCCCGGCCGACGGTGGCCTGCATTTCGCGGGTCGGGTCGGTACCGGCTTCACCGAACGCGAGCTCACTCGCCTCAAGAAGACGCTGGCGCCGTTGCAAACCGACGAATCCCCCTTCAACGCACCCCTTCCCGCTCGTGACGCCAAGGGGGTGACGTTCGTGAAGCCGGCGTTGGTCGGCGAGGTGCGCTACAGCGAATGGACATCGGACGGCCGGCTGCGCCAACCCAGCTGGCGGGGACTGCGGCCGGACAAAGAGCCGCACCAGGTAGTGCGAGAGGAGTAG
- a CDS encoding fumarylacetoacetate hydrolase family protein — translation MRWVTYRADGGERTGVLSGEEIHAMPPGVKLLDLIERGADALRVAGEQALRGPATVRLDEVTLAAPIPRPPSIRDCLCFLDHMRNCQQAAGGGRVLKDVWYRIPAFYFACPTTVLGPYDDAPMAPGTAWQDFELEIGAVIGTTGKDLSVEQAEDAIIGYLIFNDWSARDLQRLEGQLGIGQAKGKDSGVTLGPYLVTSDELEPYRRNGKLSLEVTASVNDTVIGSGSTGTMDWTFGEVISYASRGVTLVPGDVFGSGTVPTCTLVEHLTDREAFPGWLHDGDVVTLRVQGLGETRQTVRATRSPQRLAARPNPDIKPDTPRVNRAPAKVPYTRGLHQVADRVWAWTLPDGGYGWSNAGLVAGDGASLLVDTLFDLPLTREMLTAMRTVTDHAPITDALITHSNGDHTHGNQLLDASVRIIAAKGTAEEIAHGVAPEMLAMIQTADFGPVATRYARDRFGPFDFSGIRLRNADQTFDDELTIDVGGRPVRLLNLGPAHTAADSVVHVPDAGVLFAGDLLFIGCTPIVWTGPIANWIAACDSMLALDAPTVVPGHGPVTDPDGIRAVRGYFVHIAEAAEAAYRKGLSFVEAADTIDLGEYATWLDAERVVANVYRRYRELDPDTPQLELTALLVLQAEWLAKRG, via the coding sequence ATGCGGTGGGTGACCTATCGAGCTGACGGTGGCGAGCGCACGGGCGTGCTCTCCGGCGAGGAGATCCACGCGATGCCGCCGGGCGTAAAACTGCTTGACCTCATCGAGCGCGGCGCCGACGCGCTGCGGGTGGCCGGCGAGCAGGCGCTGCGTGGGCCGGCTACAGTGCGTCTCGATGAGGTGACGCTTGCCGCGCCGATTCCGCGCCCGCCGTCGATCCGTGACTGCTTGTGCTTTTTGGATCACATGCGCAATTGCCAGCAGGCAGCCGGTGGCGGCCGGGTGCTCAAAGACGTCTGGTACCGGATTCCTGCGTTCTACTTCGCTTGCCCCACAACTGTTCTCGGTCCATACGACGACGCCCCGATGGCCCCCGGGACCGCCTGGCAGGACTTCGAACTGGAAATCGGTGCGGTCATCGGGACAACCGGCAAGGATCTGTCAGTCGAGCAAGCCGAAGACGCGATCATCGGCTACCTGATTTTCAACGACTGGTCCGCGCGCGACCTGCAGCGATTGGAAGGCCAGCTGGGAATCGGCCAGGCCAAGGGCAAAGACAGCGGGGTTACGCTGGGGCCGTATCTGGTCACATCCGACGAACTCGAACCGTACCGCCGCAACGGCAAACTGAGCCTGGAGGTCACCGCGTCGGTCAACGACACGGTGATCGGCTCCGGGTCGACCGGCACGATGGACTGGACTTTCGGCGAGGTCATCTCCTATGCCTCGCGCGGGGTGACCCTTGTTCCGGGAGATGTGTTCGGTTCGGGCACCGTGCCGACCTGCACGCTGGTCGAGCACCTCACCGACCGGGAGGCGTTCCCGGGCTGGCTGCACGACGGTGACGTGGTCACCCTGCGGGTCCAGGGTCTCGGGGAGACTCGCCAAACGGTGCGCGCCACCCGGTCGCCGCAACGATTGGCGGCGCGACCCAACCCCGACATCAAGCCGGACACGCCGCGCGTCAACCGGGCGCCGGCAAAGGTTCCGTACACCCGAGGGCTGCACCAGGTTGCCGACCGGGTGTGGGCGTGGACCCTGCCGGACGGGGGATACGGCTGGAGCAACGCCGGCCTAGTCGCCGGTGACGGCGCGTCACTACTGGTCGACACGCTGTTCGACCTGCCGCTGACCCGCGAAATGTTGACCGCGATGCGCACCGTCACCGACCACGCGCCCATCACCGACGCGTTGATCACTCACTCCAACGGTGACCACACCCACGGCAACCAGCTGCTGGACGCATCGGTGCGCATCATTGCGGCCAAAGGCACCGCCGAGGAAATCGCCCACGGCGTGGCGCCGGAGATGCTGGCGATGATCCAGACCGCGGATTTCGGTCCCGTCGCGACCCGATATGCGCGAGATCGGTTCGGGCCCTTCGATTTCAGCGGCATCAGGTTGCGCAATGCCGACCAGACCTTCGACGACGAGCTCACCATTGATGTCGGAGGCCGACCAGTGCGGCTGCTGAACCTGGGGCCTGCGCACACCGCTGCCGATAGCGTCGTGCACGTGCCCGACGCCGGCGTGCTGTTCGCCGGTGATCTGCTGTTCATCGGTTGCACGCCGATCGTATGGACCGGGCCGATCGCCAACTGGATCGCGGCCTGTGACTCGATGCTCGCGCTGGATGCACCGACCGTGGTGCCCGGGCACGGACCGGTCACCGATCCCGATGGGATCCGCGCGGTCCGTGGGTATTTCGTCCATATCGCCGAGGCGGCAGAGGCCGCCTATCGCAAGGGATTGTCGTTCGTCGAGGCCGCTGACACCATTGACCTCGGCGAGTACGCGACGTGGTTGGACGCCGAACGCGTCGTCGCCAACGTCTATCGGCGGTACCGCGAACTCGATCCCGACACGCCCCAACTAGAGCTGACGGCGTTGCTGGTCCTGCAGGCCGAGTGGTTGGCGAAGCGCGGCTGA
- a CDS encoding LLM class flavin-dependent oxidoreductase, which yields MRFSYAEAMTDPAFYIPLAKAAEAAGYTAMTIPDSLAYPFESGAKYPYTPDGSREFLHDKPFIEAFVLAAALGAVTTTLRFNFFVLKLPVRPPALVAKQAGSLAALIGDRVCLGVGTSPWPEDYELMGVPFAKRGKRIDECIEIVRGLTSGEYFEFHGEFYDIPKVKMTPAPTRAIPILVGGHADAALRRAARADGWMHGGGDPDDLDRLIARLMRCREEVGNGGPFEIHVISRDGFTLDGIKRLQDKGVTDVIVGFRLPYTKGPDTESLDIKIRNLESFAENVIAKV from the coding sequence GTGCGGTTCAGCTATGCGGAGGCGATGACCGACCCGGCGTTCTATATCCCGTTGGCCAAGGCCGCCGAAGCGGCCGGGTACACCGCCATGACCATCCCCGACAGCCTCGCCTACCCCTTCGAGTCCGGCGCGAAGTATCCATACACTCCCGACGGCAGCCGGGAATTTCTCCACGACAAACCGTTCATCGAGGCGTTCGTGTTGGCGGCCGCGCTGGGCGCGGTGACGACCACCCTGAGGTTCAACTTTTTCGTCCTCAAGCTGCCTGTCCGTCCGCCGGCGCTGGTGGCCAAGCAGGCCGGTTCATTGGCCGCCTTGATCGGCGACCGGGTTTGCCTGGGCGTCGGGACCAGCCCCTGGCCGGAGGACTACGAACTGATGGGTGTGCCATTCGCTAAGCGCGGCAAACGAATCGACGAATGCATCGAAATCGTTCGAGGACTTACCAGCGGCGAGTATTTCGAGTTCCACGGGGAGTTCTACGACATCCCGAAGGTGAAGATGACCCCGGCGCCCACCAGGGCGATCCCGATTCTCGTCGGTGGGCACGCCGATGCGGCGCTGCGCCGCGCGGCCCGCGCTGACGGGTGGATGCATGGCGGCGGTGATCCGGACGACCTCGACCGGTTGATCGCGCGGCTCATGCGGTGCCGCGAAGAGGTGGGCAACGGCGGGCCGTTCGAGATCCACGTCATCTCTCGCGACGGCTTTACCCTCGACGGGATCAAACGCCTGCAGGACAAGGGCGTTACCGACGTCATCGTCGGCTTCCGCCTGCCCTACACCAAAGGACCCGACACCGAGTCACTCGACATAAAGATTCGCAACCTGGAGTCGTTTGCCGAGAACGTGATTGCGAAAGTGTAA
- a CDS encoding DUF4873 domain-containing protein, which translates to MTTTAPTAELRHDVVIVGAGAAGLCAATNLLQAGFTDFTIPERAHEIACPPKLREHLKSGRQVISSVFDDDTNTWALQTHDGEVYRGRIVLAPAGSLLVPWIPNLPGRHDFRGVSFHSAACDRDFDPTDKRIAVVGTDTTAARCIDRLVALADSVEVFPYPPRRPIPVLRGPAVRAQRWLRRHAWPGRQAKPQRRAQLVRHPIGAVTASGVRTRDGNDHDVDAIIYGTGFRIADHVRDDSLVGTRGITIRQAWQAGMEPYRGVAVHGFPNYFLISGPDYQAQARYIIGCLRLMARRDSARIEVRRSSQQVFNERVHLRRPARQRVASAFDLLSSPGLNEHAYDGPATLRIADTDRRVRVRLTGHVNPIDGKFHWQGTLFDNLPADLLQRTRTVTLAVGERSAPARIVEETPQQTHTIVGVGMPPFATAAR; encoded by the coding sequence GTGACGACGACGGCCCCTACCGCCGAGCTGCGTCACGACGTGGTCATCGTCGGTGCCGGTGCAGCCGGCCTGTGCGCTGCCACCAACCTGTTGCAGGCGGGCTTCACCGACTTCACCATCCCGGAGAGGGCCCATGAAATCGCGTGCCCGCCCAAGTTGCGTGAGCACCTGAAATCGGGCCGGCAGGTGATCAGTTCGGTATTCGACGACGACACCAACACCTGGGCGCTGCAGACCCACGACGGCGAGGTCTACCGCGGCCGGATCGTCCTGGCCCCAGCCGGCTCGCTGCTAGTCCCATGGATTCCGAACTTGCCTGGGCGACACGACTTCCGGGGCGTGTCGTTTCACTCGGCGGCCTGCGACCGCGATTTCGACCCGACCGACAAGCGCATCGCGGTCGTCGGCACCGACACCACCGCGGCCCGCTGCATCGACCGTCTGGTCGCGCTGGCGGACTCAGTCGAGGTGTTCCCCTATCCGCCGCGCCGGCCGATCCCGGTCCTGCGCGGGCCCGCCGTGCGCGCCCAACGCTGGTTGCGCCGCCATGCGTGGCCAGGGCGGCAAGCTAAGCCGCAGCGGCGGGCCCAGCTGGTACGCCACCCCATCGGCGCCGTGACCGCCTCGGGCGTCCGAACCCGTGACGGAAACGACCACGACGTCGACGCGATCATCTACGGCACCGGTTTTCGCATCGCCGACCACGTTCGCGACGACTCGCTGGTCGGCACTCGCGGAATCACGATCCGGCAGGCCTGGCAAGCCGGCATGGAGCCTTACCGTGGTGTGGCCGTGCACGGCTTCCCCAACTATTTCCTGATCAGCGGGCCCGATTACCAAGCACAGGCGCGCTACATCATCGGGTGCCTGCGGTTGATGGCTCGCCGGGACAGCGCCCGCATCGAGGTGCGCCGCAGCAGCCAGCAGGTGTTCAACGAGCGGGTCCATCTGCGGCGTCCGGCGCGGCAGCGGGTGGCGTCGGCATTTGACCTGTTGTCGAGTCCAGGCCTGAACGAGCACGCTTACGACGGCCCGGCCACCCTCAGGATCGCCGACACCGACCGGCGGGTGCGGGTCCGGCTGACCGGACATGTCAACCCGATCGACGGCAAATTCCATTGGCAAGGGACCCTTTTCGACAACTTACCCGCGGATCTTCTACAGCGGACCAGGACGGTCACGCTGGCTGTCGGTGAGCGCAGCGCGCCCGCGCGCATCGTCGAAGAGACGCCGCAGCAAACCCACACCATTGTCGGCGTGGGCATGCCGCCGTTCGCTACCGCAGCCCGCTGA